A window of Tursiops truncatus isolate mTurTru1 chromosome 8, mTurTru1.mat.Y, whole genome shotgun sequence contains these coding sequences:
- the LOC101335276 gene encoding carotenoid-cleaving dioxygenase, mitochondrial isoform X8 produces MALLHQFKVEKGTVTYRSKFLQSDTYKANSVHDRIVISEFGTLALPDPCKNVFERFLSKFEPPAITDNTNVNYVQYKGDYYISTETNFMNKVDIETLEKTEKVDWSKFIAVNGATAHPHYDKDGTAYNMGNSYGQHGSCYNVIRVPPEKVDLGETIHGAQVICSIASAERMKPSYYHSFGMTRNYIVFIEQPLKMNLWKIITSKIRGKAFSDGISWEPQYNTWFHVVLKHTGQLLPGMYYSKPFVTFHQINAFEDQGCVVIDLCCQDDGRSLEVYQLQNLRKTGKELDQVYNSVARSFPRRFVLPLHVGLNAPEGKNLSPLTYSSASAVKQADGKILCSYENLYPEDLEEEGGVEFPQINYGQFSGKKYQFFYGCGFRHLVGDSLIKVDVVNKTLTVWREDGFYPSEPVFVPVPGANEEDGGVILSVVITPNQNERNFLLVLDAKNFEELGRAEVPVQMPYGFHGTFVTI; encoded by the exons ATGGCTTTACTTCACCAGTTCAAGGTGGAGAAGGGCACAGTGACATACAGGAGCAAGTTTCTACAGAGTGATACATATAAGGCCAACAGTGTTCATGATCGAATTGTGATCTCAGAATTTGGCACATTGGCTCTCCCCGATCCATGCAAGAATGTTTTTGAACGTTTCCTGTCAAAATTTGAACCGCCTG CAATTACTGACAACACCAATGTCAACTATGTGCAGTACAAGGGTGATTACTACATTAGTACGGAAACCAACTTCATGAACAAAGTGGACATTGAAACcctggaaaaaacagaaaag GTAGACTGGAGCAAATTTATTGCTGTGAATGGAGCAACTGCACATCCTCATTATGACAAAGATGGAACAGCATACAACATGGGGAACTCCTATGGGCAACATG GTTCTTGCTATAATGTTATTCGGGTTCCTCCAGAGAAAGTAGACCTTGGGGAGACAATCCATGGAGCCCAGGTGATATGTTCTATTGCTTCTGCAGAGAGGATGAAACCTTCTTACTACCACAGCTTTG GAATGACAAGGAACTACATTGTCTTCATTGAACAGCCTCTAAAGATGAATCTGTGGAAAATCATCACTTCTAAAATTCGGGGAAAGGCCTTTTCAGATGGAATAAGCTGGGAACCCCAGTATAATACATGGTTTCATGTGGTGCTTAAGCACACTGGTCAG CTTCTTCCAGGGATGTACTACAGTAAACCTTTTGTTACTTTTCACCAAATCAATGCCTTTGAGGACCAGGGCTGTGTCGTAATTGATTTGTGCTGTCAGGATGATGGAAGAAGCCTAGAAGTTTACCAACTACAGAATCTTAGGAAAACTGGGAAAGAGCTTGATCAG GTCTATAATTCAGTAGCCAGATCTTTCCCTCGAAGGTTTGTTTTGCCCTTACATGTCGGTTTGAATGCCCCTGAGGGAAAGAACCTCAGCCCCTTGACCTATTCTTCAGCCAGTGCTGTGAAACAGGCTGATGGAAAG ATTTTGTGCTCTTATGAAAATCTATATCCTGAGGACCTAGAAGAGGAAGGAGGTGTTGAATTTCCCCAGATCAACTATGGCCAATTCAGTGGCAAAAAGTATCAGTTCTTCTATGGCTGTGGCTTTCGGCATTTGGTGGGCGATTCTCTGATCAAGGTTGACGTGGTGAACAAGACACTGACG GTTTGGAGAGAAGATGGCTTTTATCCCTCAGAacctgtttttgttccagtaccaggAGCCAATGAAGAAGATGGTGGGGTTATTCTTTCTGTGGTGATCACTCCCAACCAG aatgaaagaaattttcTCCTAGTCTTGGATGCCAAGAACTTTGAAGAACTGGGCCGAGCAGAGGTGCCTGTGCAAATGCCTTACGGGTTCCATGGCACCTTCGTGACCATCTGA
- the PTS gene encoding 6-pyruvoyl tetrahydrobiopterin synthase, with translation MSAAASGPGRRARVSRLVSFSATHRLHSKSLSNEENLKLFGKCNNPNGHGHNYKVVVTVHGEIDPVTGMVMNLTDLKEYMEEAIMKPLDHKNLDLDVPYFADVVSTTENVAVYIWENLQKFLPIGVLYKVKVYETDNNIVVYKGE, from the exons ATGAGCGCGGCGGCTTCGGGCCCTGGCCGGCGGGCGCGAGTGTCCCGCCTGGTCTCCTTCAGCGCGACCCATCGGCTCCACAG caAATCTCTGAGTAATGAGGAAAACTTGAAACTGTTTGGGAAATGCAACAACCCAAATGGCCATGGGCACAATTATAAAG TTGTGGTGACAGTACATGGAGAG attGATCCTGTTACAGGAATGGTCATGAATTTGACTGACCTCAAAGAGTATATGGAG GAGGCAATTATGAAGCCCCTTGATCATAAGAATCTGGATCTGGATGTGCCGTATTTTGCAGATGTTGTAAG CACGACAGAAAATGTAGCTGTATATATCTGGGAAAACCTCCAGAAATTTCTTcctataggagttctttataaaGTAAAAGTATATGAAACTGATAATAATATTGTAGTCTATAAAGGAGAATAA